The following coding sequences lie in one Tichowtungia aerotolerans genomic window:
- a CDS encoding SGNH/GDSL hydrolase family protein, whose translation MITRMGTKVCAVALLILSSASVVRGVLIASDNFDYMLGTVIASGGTLGNAGESGFLNEWKFSAHSGEVVENLNFPGVESSGNALKIIRNNSGSLFRGMRAPLTGAYYVGMIFVRNDIDNGGGENWRLELRHSAGYAGIEASSVKYQIGSSSTELAEVKAAGATASSYGTKAYGIGSPVYVLAKVEMSDSGPDTVSMKWYDVFDEFPAKESGIVWDAVSSGEFAPGAGWKLILPSHIDEMIIDEFRVGTEFADVISGGKPGESSSDLSEQQVDSGRCLIAAAEAGRWLKGDAPQFEAGQRVCFLGDSITHYGHWWTYVWSYYISRFPECPLVFVNAGIAGDTAGDGLKRWPAVLQAARPNLVCVMFGMNDMDRSAYRGEGAPGVQEKSLHQYEASMDSLLACIKGQGLPTIAVTSSPYDGRMRAPGVSNGIERGNEGLARAVTIVERAADRYGASVIDLHTPMTAIQDALQKKDPARTIIGRDRVHPESEGSWIMAWNFLAAQHVPAEVAAFVLDYKAGKIKETVNCQSSAVKVDHDGIIISYKPEVLPLPVFDGYRAADTVVPLTDTLNREVIQVQNLPVGNYRLILNGKEVGTCSDKVLHEGLNISTLPSNPNQKIASEMMKLLMEYVALCRAKQEITYMNLQRLIPVGMDVDDVSAARDYFTNVYKPHHGGDRKRVEAYLKWRGREEQLQREADSMLASVYASARPVPVEIIICAE comes from the coding sequence ATGATAACTCGGATGGGTACTAAAGTCTGTGCGGTGGCGCTGTTGATCCTGTCTTCAGCGTCGGTTGTGCGGGGAGTATTAATTGCTTCTGATAATTTCGATTATATGTTGGGAACAGTCATTGCTTCCGGGGGCACATTGGGAAATGCGGGGGAAAGCGGATTTCTTAATGAATGGAAGTTTTCAGCTCATAGCGGTGAAGTGGTTGAAAATCTGAATTTTCCCGGGGTGGAGTCATCAGGAAATGCACTCAAAATTATTCGCAATAATTCGGGGTCCTTGTTCCGCGGCATGAGGGCTCCTCTTACGGGGGCATACTATGTGGGCATGATCTTTGTTCGTAATGATATTGATAACGGCGGCGGTGAGAACTGGCGCTTAGAGCTTAGGCATTCGGCCGGGTATGCCGGAATTGAAGCGTCCAGTGTCAAGTACCAGATTGGTTCTTCGAGTACGGAACTGGCCGAGGTCAAGGCGGCCGGTGCAACGGCTTCCAGCTATGGGACAAAAGCGTATGGAATCGGAAGCCCTGTTTATGTGTTGGCCAAAGTAGAGATGTCAGATTCAGGGCCCGATACTGTTTCGATGAAGTGGTATGATGTCTTTGACGAATTTCCAGCGAAGGAGAGTGGTATTGTGTGGGATGCGGTCAGCTCCGGTGAGTTTGCTCCCGGTGCCGGATGGAAACTGATTCTTCCATCGCACATCGATGAGATGATCATTGACGAGTTCAGGGTTGGAACAGAATTCGCTGATGTAATTTCCGGAGGGAAGCCGGGAGAGTCGTCAAGTGATCTTTCAGAGCAGCAGGTAGACAGCGGTCGGTGTTTGATTGCCGCAGCGGAAGCCGGACGTTGGTTGAAAGGCGATGCGCCGCAGTTTGAAGCCGGGCAGCGGGTTTGTTTTCTGGGTGACAGCATTACTCATTACGGGCACTGGTGGACTTATGTCTGGAGTTATTATATTTCACGGTTTCCTGAGTGCCCGCTCGTGTTTGTAAATGCCGGGATTGCCGGCGATACGGCGGGAGATGGATTGAAACGCTGGCCGGCGGTACTGCAGGCGGCCCGTCCCAATCTGGTTTGTGTAATGTTCGGAATGAACGATATGGATCGGTCTGCATATCGAGGAGAGGGGGCTCCGGGAGTGCAGGAAAAATCTCTGCATCAATACGAAGCTTCAATGGACAGCCTGCTTGCGTGCATTAAAGGACAGGGACTTCCGACAATTGCTGTGACATCTTCTCCGTATGACGGACGGATGCGGGCTCCCGGAGTATCCAACGGGATTGAGAGAGGCAACGAAGGGTTGGCCCGTGCTGTTACGATTGTTGAGAGAGCGGCCGATCGGTATGGTGCTTCCGTGATTGATCTTCATACACCGATGACGGCAATTCAGGATGCACTTCAAAAAAAGGATCCTGCGCGAACGATTATTGGCCGGGATCGGGTTCACCCTGAATCCGAAGGATCGTGGATTATGGCGTGGAATTTTTTGGCCGCACAGCATGTTCCCGCAGAGGTGGCCGCATTTGTGCTGGATTATAAAGCCGGAAAAATTAAGGAGACGGTCAATTGTCAGAGTTCAGCGGTAAAAGTTGATCACGATGGAATCATTATCAGTTACAAGCCGGAAGTTTTGCCGCTTCCGGTGTTCGATGGATACAGGGCCGCTGATACAGTGGTTCCCTTAACTGATACATTAAACCGCGAAGTCATACAGGTGCAGAACCTGCCCGTTGGGAATTACCGATTGATATTGAATGGGAAAGAGGTCGGAACGTGTTCCGACAAGGTTTTGCATGAAGGGTTAAATATCAGCACTTTGCCGTCCAATCCGAATCAAAAGATTGCTTCGGAGATGATGAAGCTGCTGATGGAATATGTTGCTCTCTGCCGGGCTAAGCAGGAGATCACGTATATGAACCTGCAGCGATTAATTCCGGTAGGAATGGATGTCGACGATGTTTCGGCGGCCAGAGATTATTTCACGAATGTCTATAAACCTCATCATGGGGGCGACCGTAAGCGGGTTGAGGCCTATTTGAAGTGGCGCGGAAGGGAAGAGCAACTGCAAAGGGAGGCAGACAGTATGCTTGCATCTGTTTATGCAAGTGCGCGCCCTGTCCCTGTTGAGATTATAATTTGTGCGGAATAG
- a CDS encoding sialidase family protein produces the protein MLITVLLATSSARGSLLVHDNFNYAANTVVAPGETLGSAADGFSNPWKFSGYSGEVVAGLEFPGVESSGNALKVCYEGAGYLFRGMASSLSAGTYYMSMIFFRDDADDGGGENWRWELRHAGSYASGPISSIKTSLGSTSGEQVNLQVAGDVFQVGVATYKPGTPVFMLAKIAIDDFGAETASMKWYRFGEPLPVVESGIVWDATGIGEFTGGSGWNFVLNSNIPEITIDEFRLGTELSDVIPVSPLNLPPAHPSFQHVFNYTAHYQIYNDESSPRYLTADNAAGYADGSPIKLSDANGQLTQRWVLDAFPDGQSRIRSFNAPYFVRANAEDGGWNSGDPVQLHSWMDWSSQKWTLIPQDDGHVSFKIAPNDFYMSAEAVSNDAPIELDSWQDESRQKWVLDIQDTIQSPYILRAADGNLLAFFRYSTPIASNQGLLYTSLDDGRTWSLKTAFAQDIYGPTLFVLNNDLYMLYVSMEDNTKLQLKKSADHGASWSNHVLAEFPDGVETSGGADVLIKDGILYYGFADRGGPGGWPSQYRLRVASCSVSSDLISASSWKVTAPLEFPSSPAVSGTRNGWLEANCVAGPDGRVWVVARVDKVSGGDVAAVLKVAADRTALEFNNQYPAPGNETGFIYAPWAGSSKFHFVYDDVSSRYLVMCNPYLGAPPSSSSHPYVRNILALYETTDLKNYQLVKTLVDDDSFEDWNQSSLRTGFQYPVFIIDGESLKYVVRTAYRSFDNYHDANMGTYHELENFREYLSPDGELAYYRFDAPNEPGLDSSKMKGNFSDVVGAEYAPNGKYGGCLLFDGVDDGLGLMHRVSPKLHRSKQVSVSVWIKNNTGSGPVFTSAIDGAFAGLALQVLYGKLQMTARSLSSDALQAREFAYPSTGQWHHVVALWDFENSTMRLWLDNVEQAGNGTVVFGSGEYTRGAPAYQDAIGRHFNGSQYFSGNIDEFHLYSRVLSGEEISALFYGPGYGEWASGNGLSEGPYGDDDQDGLLNLYEYGLGGDPANAASRGLAPQASVTKDRGTNWFCYVYSVLSAVDNGLFYSLELTDDLASGVWTNGGYIVAGTNAPGGAFNYVSNRVSAVDDDQKFIRLVIEQQ, from the coding sequence ATGTTGATAACGGTATTGCTTGCTACGTCATCGGCGCGTGGAAGTCTGCTTGTTCATGATAATTTTAATTATGCGGCGAATACGGTTGTGGCACCGGGAGAAACCCTCGGGAGCGCTGCTGATGGCTTTTCCAATCCCTGGAAATTCAGCGGCTATTCGGGGGAGGTGGTTGCGGGGCTTGAATTTCCCGGGGTTGAATCCTCCGGAAATGCGCTCAAGGTCTGCTATGAGGGGGCGGGGTATCTGTTCCGCGGCATGGCCAGCTCTTTGAGTGCCGGTACGTATTATATGAGCATGATCTTTTTCCGGGATGACGCGGATGACGGCGGCGGAGAAAACTGGCGGTGGGAGCTTCGGCATGCCGGCAGTTACGCCTCCGGGCCGATTTCTTCCATCAAAACATCGCTGGGCAGCACTAGCGGCGAGCAGGTGAACCTGCAGGTGGCCGGTGATGTGTTTCAGGTCGGCGTTGCCACTTATAAGCCGGGGACTCCGGTTTTCATGCTGGCTAAGATAGCTATTGATGATTTCGGTGCGGAAACGGCCTCAATGAAGTGGTACCGGTTTGGGGAGCCGCTCCCGGTTGTGGAGAGCGGAATCGTGTGGGATGCAACCGGCATCGGTGAGTTCACCGGTGGAAGCGGCTGGAATTTTGTTCTGAACAGCAATATTCCGGAAATTACGATCGATGAATTCCGGCTGGGAACCGAACTGTCCGATGTTATTCCGGTTTCTCCGCTAAATCTGCCGCCTGCGCACCCTTCTTTTCAGCATGTATTTAACTATACAGCTCATTATCAGATCTATAATGACGAATCATCTCCCCGATATCTGACAGCGGACAATGCTGCCGGTTATGCGGATGGCAGTCCGATCAAACTGTCGGATGCAAACGGGCAGTTGACCCAGCGCTGGGTCCTTGATGCATTCCCGGACGGACAATCCCGAATTCGCAGTTTTAATGCGCCTTATTTTGTTCGGGCCAATGCGGAAGACGGCGGGTGGAACAGCGGTGATCCGGTTCAACTTCATTCTTGGATGGACTGGAGCAGTCAGAAGTGGACGCTGATACCGCAGGATGACGGCCATGTGTCTTTTAAAATTGCTCCCAACGATTTTTATATGAGTGCAGAAGCTGTCTCCAATGATGCTCCAATTGAGCTTGATTCCTGGCAGGATGAATCCCGTCAGAAATGGGTACTGGATATTCAGGATACGATACAAAGCCCTTATATTCTTCGGGCTGCCGATGGGAATTTGCTGGCATTTTTCCGCTATTCAACGCCCATTGCCTCGAATCAGGGATTGCTGTATACCTCACTGGATGATGGGCGGACGTGGTCGTTAAAAACGGCGTTTGCTCAGGATATCTACGGGCCGACCCTGTTTGTTTTGAACAATGATCTCTACATGCTTTATGTCAGTATGGAAGATAATACAAAACTTCAGCTGAAAAAGAGCGCCGATCACGGTGCCAGCTGGAGTAATCATGTGCTGGCTGAGTTTCCGGATGGTGTTGAAACAAGCGGCGGGGCCGATGTGCTGATTAAAGACGGAATTCTGTATTACGGGTTTGCTGATCGGGGCGGTCCGGGAGGATGGCCGTCTCAATACCGTTTGCGTGTGGCGTCATGTTCCGTCAGCAGCGACCTGATATCGGCGTCCAGCTGGAAGGTAACCGCTCCGTTGGAATTTCCTTCTTCGCCGGCGGTGTCCGGGACGCGGAATGGGTGGCTGGAGGCCAACTGTGTTGCGGGTCCGGATGGCCGTGTTTGGGTGGTGGCCCGGGTGGATAAGGTGTCCGGAGGGGATGTGGCTGCGGTGCTGAAGGTTGCAGCGGACCGCACGGCGCTTGAGTTTAACAATCAGTATCCTGCACCGGGAAATGAAACCGGATTTATTTATGCTCCGTGGGCAGGTTCGAGCAAGTTCCACTTTGTTTATGACGATGTTTCCAGCCGGTATTTGGTGATGTGTAATCCTTATCTGGGCGCGCCGCCATCCAGCAGCAGCCATCCTTATGTTCGCAACATACTGGCGCTCTACGAGACAACGGATTTAAAAAATTACCAACTGGTAAAAACGCTTGTTGACGACGATTCCTTCGAAGACTGGAACCAGTCGAGCTTGCGTACAGGATTCCAGTATCCGGTATTTATAATTGATGGGGAGTCACTGAAGTATGTTGTTCGTACGGCTTACAGGAGTTTCGATAACTACCATGATGCAAATATGGGGACCTATCACGAGCTGGAAAACTTCAGGGAATACCTCTCGCCCGACGGCGAGCTTGCCTACTATAGGTTTGATGCACCAAACGAACCGGGCCTTGATTCATCGAAAATGAAAGGGAATTTTTCTGATGTTGTCGGGGCAGAATATGCCCCGAATGGGAAATATGGAGGGTGTCTTTTGTTTGATGGTGTCGATGATGGGTTGGGATTGATGCATCGTGTTTCACCTAAGCTTCACCGGAGCAAGCAGGTAAGCGTTTCCGTCTGGATCAAAAACAATACCGGTTCCGGGCCGGTCTTCACCTCGGCGATTGATGGCGCTTTCGCCGGTTTGGCGCTGCAGGTTCTTTATGGAAAACTCCAAATGACCGCCCGCAGTCTTTCTTCCGATGCACTGCAGGCTCGGGAGTTCGCTTATCCTTCAACGGGGCAGTGGCACCATGTTGTTGCTTTGTGGGATTTTGAAAACAGTACCATGCGGCTGTGGCTTGATAATGTGGAGCAGGCCGGCAATGGAACCGTGGTGTTTGGCAGCGGGGAATACACTCGCGGCGCACCGGCATATCAGGATGCGATTGGCCGCCATTTTAATGGATCTCAATATTTTAGTGGAAATATTGATGAGTTTCACCTGTACAGTCGGGTGTTGAGCGGAGAAGAAATCTCCGCTCTGTTCTATGGCCCGGGATATGGCGAGTGGGCAAGCGGTAACGGGCTGTCTGAAGGGCCGTACGGCGATGATGATCAGGACGGTCTGCTCAACCTCTATGAATACGGCCTTGGCGGAGACCCAGCCAATGCGGCAAGCCGGGGTCTTGCGCCGCAGGCCTCTGTTACTAAAGACCGCGGAACGAATTGGTTCTGCTATGTTTATTCGGTTCTGTCGGCTGTCGATAACGGGTTGTTTTACTCCCTTGAGTTGACCGACGACCTGGCCTCCGGGGTTTGGACAAACGGCGGCTACATCGTTGCGGGAACCAACGCGCCGGGCGGTGCATTCAATTATGTTTCGAACCGGGTGTCTGCGGTTGATGACGATCAAAAGTTCATTCGGCTTGTTATTGAGCAGCAGTAA
- a CDS encoding sodium:solute symporter family transporter, with the protein MDNMHVLDLIVLVLYFGATLGLGLYFSKKNTDTEEYFLGGRSFPGWALGLSLVGTCMSSVTFIAYPADGFKTTLVRLTMVLGFPFVALFASYVLLPFFRRGTVTSAYEYLALRFGKSVSCYAAGIFFLMQILRVSSILYLVSLIIQSVTGLDFMICMLVSGGITAVYTVSGGFDAVIWTDVLQTITLVFGAFIMIGVVMCCSSEGFGELMAAAWEYGKMSFTRDLNTSSGALEPLAKGFSLSDKTFIMLLIVGVAQFLNGQFDQTSIQRWCSAKSAKEARKAILVLALSAVPIWAGFMFVGTVLWAFFHFYPDPVATEILNGVRKAEELVPYFVVKYVPPGWAGLVIAGAMAAAMSSLSSSINAASMVWVRDIYKPYIAKSMSDKHYLKVGFAASAAVSLLMLVGAYLFNASNAKTLNDLAMILGSVCSGGMLAVFLFGVFTRRGDSRSIWVALAANAVFVSWMLLSHRGVLSGGWTLAVDLYYSILLGNLLTFAVALLASRYLKSRGSDLTNLTVWDQEKTPLV; encoded by the coding sequence ATGGATAATATGCATGTGTTGGACCTGATTGTACTGGTTCTCTATTTCGGAGCCACATTGGGTCTCGGGTTGTATTTTTCGAAAAAGAATACGGATACAGAGGAATACTTTTTGGGAGGACGATCTTTTCCCGGGTGGGCGCTGGGTTTGAGCCTGGTGGGAACCTGTATGAGTTCTGTAACCTTTATTGCGTATCCTGCGGACGGCTTTAAAACAACGCTGGTTCGTTTGACGATGGTGCTCGGGTTTCCTTTTGTTGCCTTGTTCGCTTCCTATGTGTTACTGCCGTTTTTTCGGCGGGGTACGGTTACCTCGGCTTATGAATATTTGGCGTTGCGGTTCGGGAAATCGGTCTCATGTTATGCTGCCGGCATTTTCTTTCTGATGCAGATTCTTCGGGTCAGCAGTATCCTTTATCTGGTGTCATTGATTATCCAGTCTGTGACCGGTCTGGATTTCATGATCTGCATGCTGGTCTCGGGAGGAATTACTGCTGTGTACACGGTCAGCGGTGGGTTTGATGCGGTTATCTGGACTGATGTGCTCCAGACCATCACGCTTGTCTTCGGGGCTTTCATCATGATCGGAGTTGTCATGTGCTGTTCCTCGGAAGGGTTCGGTGAGTTGATGGCCGCGGCATGGGAGTACGGAAAAATGTCTTTCACCAGAGATTTAAACACCTCAAGCGGCGCGCTGGAGCCGTTGGCAAAAGGATTCTCTCTGAGCGACAAAACCTTCATCATGTTGCTGATTGTCGGAGTTGCCCAGTTTTTAAACGGGCAGTTCGATCAGACATCTATTCAGCGCTGGTGTTCTGCAAAGTCCGCAAAAGAGGCCCGCAAGGCGATTTTGGTTTTGGCGCTGAGTGCGGTTCCGATCTGGGCCGGCTTTATGTTTGTGGGAACTGTACTTTGGGCGTTTTTTCATTTTTATCCCGATCCTGTTGCGACCGAAATTCTGAACGGTGTTCGCAAAGCGGAAGAGCTGGTTCCTTATTTTGTCGTGAAGTACGTTCCGCCGGGTTGGGCCGGGCTGGTGATTGCCGGCGCAATGGCTGCGGCCATGTCCTCGCTGAGCTCCAGCATCAATGCGGCGAGTATGGTTTGGGTTCGGGACATCTATAAGCCCTACATCGCCAAATCCATGAGCGACAAACACTATCTCAAAGTTGGATTTGCCGCTTCCGCTGCGGTGTCGCTGTTGATGTTGGTGGGAGCCTATTTGTTTAATGCATCCAATGCAAAAACCCTCAACGATTTGGCGATGATTCTGGGCAGTGTCTGCAGCGGCGGTATGCTGGCCGTGTTCCTGTTCGGCGTGTTTACCCGGCGCGGTGATTCCCGATCCATCTGGGTTGCACTGGCGGCAAATGCGGTTTTTGTGAGCTGGATGCTTCTCAGCCATCGCGGCGTGCTTTCCGGCGGGTGGACCCTGGCGGTTGACTTGTACTACAGCATACTGCTTGGCAACCTGCTGACTTTTGCTGTTGCGCTGCTGGCCAGTCGATATCTTAAGTCCAGAGGCAGCGATTTGACCAACCTGACGGTCTGGGATCAGGAAAAGACACCGTTGGTTTGA
- the fucU gene encoding L-fucose mutarotase: MLKGISPIISPELLKILAEMGHGDELVLADAKFPGHSCCNNVIRADGLRVTELLEGIMPLFELDTYEHPLFMMAPAGNDALDPEIEAEYMNTIRKHSPEAPTPERIERFAFYRRAANAYACVMTGEQAGYSNLIIKKG, encoded by the coding sequence ATGCTGAAAGGAATCTCACCGATCATTAGTCCGGAGCTTCTGAAAATCCTGGCCGAGATGGGACATGGCGATGAACTGGTTTTGGCGGATGCAAAATTCCCCGGGCATTCGTGCTGCAACAACGTCATTCGGGCGGACGGCCTGCGTGTTACCGAACTGCTCGAAGGAATTATGCCACTCTTCGAACTGGATACCTATGAGCATCCATTATTCATGATGGCGCCGGCGGGAAATGACGCACTGGACCCGGAAATTGAAGCCGAATATATGAACACCATCCGGAAGCATTCCCCGGAAGCTCCGACCCCCGAACGCATCGAACGCTTTGCGTTCTATCGCCGTGCAGCAAACGCCTACGCCTGCGTCATGACCGGCGAACAGGCCGGCTACAGCAACCTGATCATCAAAAAGGGATAG
- a CDS encoding glycosyl hydrolase 2 galactose-binding domain-containing protein produces the protein MSQQTKLLDRPWSMQAWRPYMWDLKYSAEIGVLLRPECGPYDAVLPGSVQTTLLRHGVIPDWNIEQNSLACEWVEHRHWEFVTEIEEGEIPTGEPVQLLAEGLDYSGWILVDDETVGTFSGALKRHAINLGDTIMDGRKHRLRIIFDIPPEEQGQVGYTSRSKYLKPRYNFGWDWSVRFVPTGIWDSLYLLTGSPSVTLTNTFSRLSRDLQTGTITLRLNNHCSSAIPLRLVLCDRKTNTRIEYEAELGPGSQEQEFHLQNPRLWWPNQQGAPDLYDIEVLYETQDQQISILRSKIGFKHVRWLPCEGAPENARPLLCEVNGQTLFLQGVNWTPVLLDYPDFDMERYDQLIRLYHEMGVNVLRVWGGGHLEREYFYEKCDELGILVWQDFPLSSSGCENYPPVEEDFICRLSEVACDYVRRRSHHVSLLLWCGGNELTTVPDHEKNIRPLDETHPALQALGEVVSAESPGISYLPTSPSGPEFAVSDKTRGKGLHHHVHGPWDYCSTEEEWHNYWNHDDALLRSETGVAGASDATLIRRYAGEMPVAPISLDNSFWRHTSAWWLQPWLANDSNKCDLEDYVEKSQKRQADFLAFALTRCKKRFPRCSGVLIWMGHDCMPVGNNTSIINYDGTPKPAYYAAKEVFQNHCQQEARTC, from the coding sequence ATGAGTCAGCAAACAAAACTGCTGGATCGTCCATGGAGTATGCAGGCATGGCGACCCTATATGTGGGACTTGAAATACTCGGCGGAAATAGGGGTTCTCCTTCGCCCGGAGTGCGGTCCCTACGATGCGGTTCTACCCGGCTCTGTCCAAACAACCCTGCTCCGGCACGGAGTTATTCCAGACTGGAACATCGAGCAGAACTCACTGGCCTGCGAATGGGTCGAACACCGGCACTGGGAATTTGTAACCGAAATTGAAGAAGGAGAGATTCCAACCGGCGAACCGGTTCAACTCCTGGCGGAAGGACTCGATTATTCCGGATGGATTCTGGTGGACGATGAAACTGTCGGAACGTTTTCCGGCGCTCTGAAGCGGCATGCCATCAACCTTGGCGACACGATAATGGATGGCCGGAAACACCGGCTGCGTATTATTTTCGACATCCCACCGGAGGAACAGGGGCAGGTCGGTTACACATCCCGTTCAAAATACCTGAAGCCCCGCTATAATTTTGGCTGGGACTGGTCGGTGCGGTTTGTGCCCACAGGAATCTGGGATTCGCTTTACCTTCTTACAGGTTCCCCTTCTGTCACATTAACAAACACGTTTTCCAGACTGTCTCGCGATTTGCAGACGGGAACAATCACTCTTCGTCTGAACAATCATTGTTCTTCTGCCATCCCACTTCGTCTTGTGCTTTGCGACAGAAAAACCAACACACGGATTGAATATGAAGCTGAGCTTGGACCGGGCAGTCAGGAACAGGAATTTCATCTTCAAAATCCCCGACTGTGGTGGCCCAATCAGCAGGGAGCCCCCGACCTGTACGACATAGAAGTGCTCTACGAAACACAGGATCAACAGATATCAATCCTCAGGAGCAAAATCGGGTTTAAGCATGTGCGCTGGCTGCCCTGTGAAGGCGCTCCGGAGAACGCCCGTCCGCTCCTCTGTGAAGTGAACGGTCAGACACTTTTCCTGCAGGGAGTCAACTGGACGCCGGTCTTACTGGACTATCCAGATTTCGACATGGAACGCTATGACCAACTGATCCGGCTCTACCATGAAATGGGCGTTAATGTATTACGGGTATGGGGCGGCGGACATCTGGAGCGAGAATACTTCTACGAAAAATGCGATGAACTGGGCATACTTGTCTGGCAGGATTTTCCGCTTTCATCCTCAGGGTGTGAAAACTATCCTCCGGTTGAAGAAGATTTCATCTGCCGCCTGAGTGAGGTTGCCTGCGATTATGTCAGAAGGCGCTCCCATCATGTTTCGCTGCTTCTCTGGTGCGGCGGCAACGAACTGACAACAGTTCCTGACCATGAAAAAAATATCCGCCCCCTGGATGAAACCCACCCAGCCCTGCAGGCTTTGGGCGAAGTCGTATCAGCCGAATCCCCCGGCATATCCTATCTGCCCACCTCTCCCAGCGGCCCTGAGTTCGCTGTGTCGGATAAAACCAGAGGCAAAGGACTTCATCATCACGTCCACGGCCCATGGGATTACTGCAGCACCGAGGAAGAGTGGCACAACTACTGGAATCATGACGATGCATTGCTCCGATCGGAGACGGGTGTGGCCGGAGCAAGTGATGCGACCCTGATCCGCCGCTATGCCGGGGAAATGCCTGTTGCCCCTATTTCCCTGGACAATTCCTTCTGGAGACATACCTCGGCATGGTGGCTTCAACCATGGCTGGCGAATGATTCCAACAAATGCGATCTGGAAGACTATGTTGAAAAATCCCAGAAGCGACAGGCGGACTTTCTGGCTTTCGCTCTGACCCGGTGCAAGAAGAGATTCCCGCGCTGCTCCGGGGTTCTGATCTGGATGGGGCACGACTGCATGCCGGTGGGTAACAACACCTCCATCATCAATTACGACGGAACCCCCAAGCCTGCCTACTATGCCGCAAAAGAAGTGTTTCAAAATCATTGTCAGCAGGAAGCAAGAACATGCTGA
- a CDS encoding glycoside hydrolase family 130 protein, with translation MIIRHPENPLISPCDVKPSRPDFEVVCTFNAGVTRYKDEVILLLRVAEIPKNDNPAIERVPIFSSEQNELIVRDFDRTDKSIDYSDSRFVRTAEQQFLTSISHLRLARSKDGIHFSIDEKPAMFPANVYEEYGIEDARITKIDDTYYINYCGTADVGITTLLASTTDFETFERHGVIFAPDNKDVEIFPEKINGKYYALHRPTSAEYKHRSIWMAESPDLMCWGNHRNFLTTREGFWDDGRVGGSAVPFRIEEGWLEIYHGADKNNRYCLGALLLDADEPWKILGRSEKPIMKPEADYEVNGFFGNIVFNNGVLFEDGIIKIYYGAADTHIAYAEISLEEVLAGLK, from the coding sequence ATGATTATCAGACATCCCGAAAACCCGTTAATCAGCCCCTGCGACGTAAAACCGTCACGCCCGGATTTCGAAGTCGTATGCACCTTCAACGCCGGCGTCACCCGCTACAAGGATGAAGTTATCCTTCTGCTTCGCGTGGCAGAAATTCCAAAGAATGATAATCCTGCTATCGAACGGGTTCCCATTTTTTCATCAGAACAAAACGAACTGATTGTTCGTGATTTTGACCGAACAGACAAATCCATTGATTATTCGGATTCACGCTTTGTGCGAACCGCGGAGCAGCAGTTCCTTACATCGATCTCCCATCTCCGTCTGGCGCGCAGCAAAGACGGAATACATTTCTCGATTGATGAAAAACCCGCCATGTTTCCTGCGAACGTGTACGAAGAGTACGGAATCGAAGACGCACGGATTACAAAAATCGATGACACATACTACATTAACTATTGCGGAACAGCCGACGTCGGAATCACCACCCTGCTGGCATCAACAACCGACTTTGAAACCTTTGAGCGACATGGTGTCATTTTCGCGCCCGACAACAAGGACGTCGAAATTTTCCCGGAAAAAATCAACGGGAAATACTATGCACTCCATCGCCCCACCTCCGCGGAATACAAACATCGCAGTATTTGGATGGCGGAAAGCCCTGATCTGATGTGCTGGGGAAACCACCGCAATTTCCTGACGACCCGCGAAGGATTCTGGGACGACGGCCGCGTCGGCGGCAGCGCGGTTCCCTTTCGCATCGAAGAGGGCTGGCTCGAAATCTATCACGGAGCCGACAAGAACAACCGTTACTGCCTGGGAGCGCTGTTGCTGGACGCGGATGAACCGTGGAAAATCCTCGGCCGCAGCGAAAAACCGATCATGAAACCTGAAGCCGATTACGAGGTGAACGGATTTTTCGGCAATATTGTTTTCAACAACGGCGTGCTGTTTGAAGACGGCATCATCAAAATCTATTACGGCGCAGCCGACACCCACATCGCCTATGCCGAGATTTCGCTTGAAGAAGTTCTGGCCGGTTTAAAATAA